Within Ptiloglossa arizonensis isolate GNS036 chromosome 8, iyPtiAriz1_principal, whole genome shotgun sequence, the genomic segment AGTAACACCGGCACTCTTTCGGTACCTTTGACGCGAGTGATCAATTCCTTCATTGCTTTGATGTCCTGGAATGTCTGATGATTCGTCAGACTGTAAACCACGACAAAGCCTTGCCCGTTCTTTATGTAAAGATCGCGCATACTCGCAAACTGCTCGGTGCCAGCGGTGTCGAGAATTTCGAGTACACACGGTGAGTTGTCCACTTCGATCTCTTTCCGATAGAAGTCTTCGATCGTCGGATCGTACTTTTCCATAAAACATCCCGAAACAAATTGCACGGTGAGTGCACTCTTGCC encodes:
- the Rap2l gene encoding ras-associated protein 2-like, producing MREFKVVVLGSGGVGKSALTVQFVSGCFMEKYDPTIEDFYRKEIEVDNSPCVLEILDTAGTEQFASMRDLYIKNGQGFVVVYSLTNHQTFQDIKAMKELITRVKGTERVPVLLVANKLDLDHQREVETAEGNNLAQLWGCPFVEASAKNRTNVNDVFAEIVREMNFSPEKEKKSYCCCSVL